The following are from one region of the Gossypium hirsutum isolate 1008001.06 chromosome D03, Gossypium_hirsutum_v2.1, whole genome shotgun sequence genome:
- the LOC107950335 gene encoding laccase-2, producing MGTSPAIVMILFVAVGCFMAYPEAVTAKHTGITRHYTFNIKLKNITRLCHTKSIVTVNGKFPGPRVIAREGDRLVVKVVNHVPNNISIHWHGVRQLRSGWADGPSYITQCPIQTGHSYVYNFTITGQRGTLFWHAHISWLRATVYGPLIILPRQNESYPFVKPYKEVPILFGEWFNADPEAVINQSLQTGGGPNVSDAYTFNGLPGPLYNCSAKDTYKLKVKPGKTYLLRLINAALNDELFFSIADHSLTVVEADAVYVKPFEINVLMITPGQTTNVLLKTKPKAPNATFLMLARPYATGMGTFDNTTVAGILEYETPSSSLKNRPLLKPGLPAINATNFVANFTSKFRSLATAKFPANVPQIVDKKFFFTVGLGTKPCPKNQTCQGPTNTTKFAASMNNISFALPRIALLQSHFFSQYSKGVYTTDFPAFPLIPFNYTGTPPNNTVVNNGTKLVVIPFNTSVEVVLQDTSILGAESHPLHLHGYNFYVVGQGFGNFDPENDPPKFNLVDPVERNTVGVPSGGWVAIRFQADNPGVWLMHCHFDVHQSWGLGMAWVVLDGELPNQKLPPPPSDLPKC from the exons ATGGGTACTTCACCAGCAATTGTCATGATACTTTTTGTTGCTGTTGGCTGTTTCATGGCCTATCCTGAGGCTGTCACTGCAAAACACACAGGCATTACCAGGCACTATACCTTCAAT ATAAAGCTGAAAAACATCACTCGCTTGTGCCACACTAAGAGCATTGTCACAGTTAATGGGAAGTTCCCCGGACCTCGTGTTATTGCCAGAGAAGGCGACCGCTTAGTCGTTAAAGTAGTTAACCATGTTCCAAACAATATCAGCATTCACTG GCATGGAGTTCGACAGCTTCGGAGCGGATGGGCGGACGGGCCATCATACATCACGCAATGTCCCATTCAAACTGGCCACTCTTACGTGTACAACTTCACCATAACCGGCCAAAGAGGAACTCTCTTCTGGCATGCTCACATTTCATGGCTTAGAGCAACAGTGTACGGACCGCTTATCATCCTCCCAAGGCAAAACGAATCTTACCCTTTTGTGAAGCCCTACAAAGAAGTCCCGATCTTGTTCG GAGAGTGGTTTAATGCTGATCCTGAGGCAGTTATCAATCAGTCTCTTCAGACAGGGGGAGGCCCTAATGTTTCAGATGCCTACACCTTCAATGGCCTCCCAGGTCCATTGTACAATTGCTCTGCCAAAG ATACATATAAGCTGAAGGTAAAGCCAGGGAAAACATATCTTCTGAGGTTGATCAATGCTGCACTCAATGATGAGCTTTTCTTCAGCATTGCAGACCACAGTTTAACTGTGGTGGAAGCTGATGCAGTGTATGTGAAGCCCTTTGAGATCAATGTGTTGATGATAACACCAGGACAAACCACCAATGTTCTTCTAAAAACCAAACCTAAAGCTCCCAATGCCACTTTCTTGATGTTAGCCAGACCATATGCCACTGGCATGGGCACCTTTGATAACACTACTGTAGCTGGTATTCTCGAATATGAAACACCATCCAGTAGCTTAAAAAACAGGCCACTTCTTAAACCAGGCTTGCCTGCTATCAATGCTACAAATTTTGTTGCCAATTTTACAAGCAAATTCAGAAGTTTAGCCACCGCCAAGTTCCCTGCCAATGTCCCACAAATAGTAGACAAGAAGTTTTTCTTCACAGTTGGTCTTGGAACCAAGCCTTGCCCCAAAAACCAGACCTGCCAAGGACCAACAAATACCACAAAATTTGCAGCTTCAATGAACAACATCTCCTTTGCACTCCCAAGAATTGCACTCCTCCAATCCCACTTTTTCTCCCAATATTCTAAAGGGGTTTACACCACTGATTTCCCAGCTTTCCCTCTGATTCCATTCAACTACACAGGCACTCCACCTAACAACACAGTTGTAAACAATGGTACTAAACTTGTggtgataccattcaatacaagcGTGGAAGTAGTGTTGCAGGACACAAGCATCCTTGGTGCTGAGAGCCATCCTCTCCATCTCCATGGCTATAACTTCTATGTTGTTGGTCAGGGTTTTGGAAACTTTGACCCTGAAAACGACCCTCCAAAGTTCAACCTGGTTGATCCTGTTGAAAGAAACACAGTCGGGGTGCCGTCTGGTGGTTGGGTTGCAATCCGTTTTCAAGCAGACAATCCTG GAGTTTGGCTGATGCACTGTCACTTTGATGTTCATCAGAGCTGGGGCTTAGGAATGGCATGGGTGGTGTTGGATGGAGAACTCCCAAACCAGAAGTTGCCTCCTCCACCCTCTGATCTTCCCAAGTGTTGA